CGTACCCTCCAGAATGGTGAGACACGGTTCTACACGACTGACTCGAATCTCACGTTCAGCGGTGGAGCGACCGAAGAAGGTGGAGTGACGGCCGTGCGACCGGCGACCGACGACGAGAACGGGACCCAGAACATCTGGCAGCGTGATGGCGACGAGATCGTCCTTCGTGATGCCAGCGGGACGGAACATATCCGCCTCGAGTCGCTGGAAAAACTCTCGAAAGATCGTGTTCCGGCCATCTACAGCTACGACCACGCTGCCGACGAGTACGTCGTTTATGAGCACGGTGAACAACACATCTACGAGACGAAATCGGCGTTCGAGGACGACTGGATTCGGATCAAAAAGCCGTTCGTTCCGGAAGACGAGTTCTCCACCCCAGAGTACAGCTGCGACAGCTACGTAATCGTGATTCTTGCCGATGAGAAGTCATCAGTCGTCTACACGGACGGGACAACGAAACCTCTCACAACCCTATTTGATCACTCAACCGCCCACAATGAATCAGAGGGGGACTCCAAAAACGACGACGAAAATAGTGACCGGGCGGAGACTGACTATCGGGCCGAATCTGCTCCGGGAGAGGATATGCCGGGGGAAGATTCCTCAGAGCAAATCTCCCAAACTAACGGGAGTGAACTCGATCACGACGCGGACGATTTCGAGTCATTCGTTGACGTGTACGTTACCGAAGAAGAGGAGGCGGAACTCCCGAAGGATGATCTCTATAATGCGTATCGGATATGGGCAATCAGACACGACAAAGAAGTTCAATCGAAAGCGTGGTTCTCCCGTTCTCTCGGGGAGTTCGTAACGTATGATACGAGTCGGATTCGTCAAAACGAAACCCGCGTGAACTGCTATACAGGTATTTCGCTCACGGCAGCAGGGCAACAATTGATTGAATGAAGAGAAATCTATGAGGTACTTGAATTCGAGACGGGTTATCAAAAAACCGCCCGAAGGCGTTGCCGGTCAGGGGAAACGACCAGTAACAGCACGAGAGGGTAAGAATCAAGAGTTAATACTCGGTTATGGACCGAGAAAACCGCAAGACGGAACCGCCGGTCAGGGCATCTGGGAGGGGCAACAGTATCTAACATCAAGTGAACATACGAAATCGCAGGACGGCGCTGCTGGTCAGGGGAAATTAAGAAAGGGTACTCCCGCCCGTATCAGCGGTCAGGGGAAAAACCACCAGACGGCGAAGCTGGTCAGGGGTATCACCGAGCGAAAACCAACTAGGATAGAACGGGGGGTCCCCGTTGGGACCAAGGGATTGGATCGAGGAGTAGAATTGAGTGAGTTCTGTGCTGGCTCAGAATTAGTGAGAGCCATGCAAGGTACTGTGAGAACATGAATAAGAATATCATCGACGAACCGGAGGAGATTCCGGAGACGCTACGCGAACGGGACCAGTGGGTGTGCTGGCGCGAAGAAGAGCGGGACGGCAAGCCGACGAAGATTCCGGTGACGCCGGGAGGTGGGGGGTTCGCGTCATCAACAGAGTCGGAGACCTGGGCGAGTTTCGAGACAGCGCTCGACTACACCGAGACGGCACACGCCGATGGCGTCGGGTTCGTGTTTACCGACGACGACCCCATCGTCGGCGTCGATCTGGACGACTGCCGCGACCCGGAAACCGGCGACGTCGACGACGCGGCACTAGACATCATCGAGCGCCTCGACTCCTATACGGAGGTGTCACCGTCCGGCACCGGCTATCACGTCCTCATCAGGGGCGAACTTCCCGACGGGCGGAACCGTCGCGGGAGCATCGAACTGTACGACACGGCACGCTTTTTCACCGTCACTGGCGATCACGTCGAGCGGACACCAACGTGCGTCGCACGTCGACAGGACGCGCTCAGAGCGATTCACCGTGAGTACGTTCAGGAGACAGAGCGTGACACGGCAGCAGAGCCCGAACAGCGTGGTAGCGCTGACGACGAGTCACCGACGACCGGTGCAGCCGGCGTTGACGTCGACCTCGAAGACGATGACCTCCTCGAGAAAGCGCGAAACGCATCGAACGGCGAGAAGTTCGAGCGGCTCTGGAACGGGAATACGGTCGGCTACGACAGTCAGTCCGAGGCCGACATGGCGCTGTGCTGTTTGCTGGCGTTCTGGACCGGTGGTGACCGGACCCAAATGGAGCAGCTGTTCCGCCAGTCGGGATTGATGCGAGAGAAGTGGGACGAGGTCCACTACGCTGATGGGTCGACGTATGGGGAGAAGACCATCGAGCGAGCAATTGCGACTACTTCGGAGTTCTACGACCCGGACGCCGGCGACGATACCGCGGACGAGATCCCCGCCACATCGTCGCCAGACGTCGGCGCTGCTGACTCGGAGCGGAGTCGCGCATATCTCGCCGAGAAGAACCAGATCTTGAGCGACCGCGTCGACGAGCTCGAGGCGACACTCACGGAGAAAACCGAGCGCATCGACGCTCTCGAAGCGGAGGTCAAGCGACTCACTGACGAACTTGCCACCCGTGGCCAGGAGGAGGAGTGCCAGGGCGAGCACGCCGCTACTACGAGTGAGAACAGTAGTGAGTCAGAGTCATCCTCACTGTTGGGTCGGTTATTCGGCGGTCGGTCCAAGTAGCGTTGCGACCGCAGCGGCACGTCTGTCACCCCCGCCAGGGGGCGGCGGGGTACATCACGTGCCCCCGATAGACGATGGCTTCGGAACGTACGACCCAAACGCAGACGGTACAGCAAGCAGCAACCAACTCCGACGGGGAGGCTCCGTGGGCAGACCTCGAGGTGGCGATCCCGAACGACCGCGATCACGCGTCGCTCGTCGCGCTCGTGGAGTGTGCCCTAATCGAGCTGACGCACGAGCACGTGGGGGCAGTCGTCGTCACCCACCAGGTCCGGGGGACAAACCACACGCAGTACGTCGCCGTCGACGACGTCAGCGAGCAGTTCCAAAAGCGGCACTTCGACGCCCGGCTGGGCTGGCACGAGACAACCGTTCCTCGTGAGATCGTTCGCGACGAACTCGTCACCCAGCTCACCCGGTCGGCAGCCTCACAAGCGGAACGCACACGAGAAGCAGCAGCCAGCGAGCCGGACACGTTCACCGTGAAGCCGGTTCAGGAACTCCGGACTCCATAGGCCACACTCTTAACCAACACTCGGGACCAGTTCTGTCGAAGTGTTGGTTAATGACGTTGCCAGAATTTATGCCCTCAACCCACGCCCACCGCCCTATCCCTCCGCGACGTTGCCGTTTTCGAGTACCGCGACCCAGGGTCGGACTGACGCCCTCCGACTGGGCTGTTTATCGGCGCCGGGAGGCGTGCAGCGCGCGAGAGCGTGCGCGGCGTGATTCACCATGGTTGGTCCCGATCCTCACGACGACACGAGTGCCGACCACGAACAGCTCGAAACCGAACTCCTCGCACAGGACCGTGACGCCGCGAGCGTCGCGACCGCGGACGTCGACGACGCAACGGCCCGCAGCCTAGTCGACGACCTCATCGACGCGGACGTCGTCACACCCGTTCCCGAGGATCGCGTTCTCGTTCACGAGCCGAGTGTTACTACCTTCGACTCGACGACGCAATTGGCCGTCTTCCACCGTGGCTGGACGGCCGGCCGCGACGCCGACGCGGAGGCGGAGTAATGCAGCAGACGCTTACAGGGTGTGCGTTCTGCGACGCTCCGCCCAGCACCGAGACTGGCGAGGCCCACACATGGGGGGAAGATGAGCGGGTCACCCACCCCATCTGCGTCGACTGCGCGATCCAGATGGAGCCGGACCCCAACGAGCGCGATCGCTACGCCTGCGATGGCTGTGGGCTCGTCGTCGACGCCCTCGCGGCGCTCACGCGCTTCCGTGTGGAACTCGGCCATCTCGAGGGGCCGCTGCAGCTGTGTGCGCGATGTAGTCCTGGCGGGCCCGCGACGTACTGGACGCACGACCTCGATGAGCATCTCGTTGAGTGAGACATATTGCCGACGCTTACACCGTTTCCATGGAGGACCTCGTTGACGAAGTCGACGTCGCGCTTGACCGCGACTAATGGGGAGTCTCCCTATCCATGGATAGGGAAAGTATCCAATAAGCCGCACCGCTTGGCATTACGCCATAGATTCCGGTATCCCTCGCCGTCAGATCGTCGTCGAAAGACGCTCGATGCGATCAGCGGTTTCCTTGACTGCGTCTTTCTCCTCGAGACGACTCACGATATCCTGTAATTCAACCGTGGTGTAATCGAGTTCCTGCTGGAGGGCAGGCATAGATTTCGGTTCGTCGAGGGCGTGAAGCACTTCGAGTTCCTCGTATACGCGCTCTGTAATCTCCGCGACCGGCTCATGCAGGGGTGTCCTCACGTTGTGTTGCTCGGTGAGATCGGCCAACGCCTCGTTCACGTATGTTACGAATAGCTCTTGATCCAAGAGGTCGATCTGCGCGGCGAGTTCTGCTTCGACGACGTCGAAATCGAGGTCAGTCTGCAGCAGCGAAAACATATCTTCGATATCGTCCACCCGTCCGGCGACCGCCTTGAATAGGAAGATGTCCTCTGGGCTCACGAGTTCGACCACCAAGTTGCTGGGGTTGAGGTACCGCTCGCTACGCTTCCGAATCCCGTCAGAAAGAACCAGTTTATCGATTACCTGCTGGTGAAAGATGTCGATTCGACACCCATCATCGTTCTCGAGGATTCGCTGAGCACCGAGCGCTTCGTATTCTTCGTCCGGTTCCCGAACGATATCGTAACCAAGTTCGAGCAGTACTGCTTGGAGCTGCCCGAGGTCATCACCGGATGCGACGATGAGATCGATATCCTTGGTAGTGGTCTTGAGATCCTGGAACGCCATTGCCCCACCGCCGATCAAGAAGACAGTGAGTGGGTCGTCTAGCTGCTCGCCGATGCGCTCGAGTTCCGACCGAATGTACGAACTGTCGAATCGCGCCCTCATGCTGACACCCCGTAGTCCGCAGCCAATTCTTGGAACTCTTCCCACTCGGGAAGTCGAGATGCCCGCTCCTCGCCACTCGTGTCGAGATACGTGAGCAAGTCCTCGACGAGATCGTCGACGCCGTACTTTGTGGCCTGGTCACGCAGTTCGTCACGGTCGACGTCAA
The sequence above is a segment of the Halorubrum trapanicum genome. Coding sequences within it:
- a CDS encoding DUF6036 family nucleotidyltransferase is translated as MRARFDSSYIRSELERIGEQLDDPLTVFLIGGGAMAFQDLKTTTKDIDLIVASGDDLGQLQAVLLELGYDIVREPDEEYEALGAQRILENDDGCRIDIFHQQVIDKLVLSDGIRKRSERYLNPSNLVVELVSPEDIFLFKAVAGRVDDIEDMFSLLQTDLDFDVVEAELAAQIDLLDQELFVTYVNEALADLTEQHNVRTPLHEPVAEITERVYEELEVLHALDEPKSMPALQQELDYTTVELQDIVSRLEEKDAVKETADRIERLSTTI